From the genome of Thiovibrio frasassiensis:
GTCTTGGCAAGCAGGGCAAGACCTCCGTTTCCGTGAATAAAAACGGCAAAGAAAAAGCGTTCCAGATTGCCTGTGAGATTCGCAAGACAAAAGAAGCAGAGCGGCTCAACGCCTAACGTCCATTCCCTTGTGCCGGGCACGAGCATTGCTTCGGCCTGGGGATTTTTTTAAATTAGGGGGCGGTGTTCCAGTAAAGGACACAGCTCAAGGGGAACGGAAAGCAAGGACTGGGCGCCATTCTCTTTCAGCTCGGCCGCAGTGCGAAAACCCCAAAGCGCCCCAACGGCATACATTCGGGCAGCCCGGGCTGTTTGCATGTCGGTGTTGGTGTCACCCAGATAAAGAAAATTTGCGGGATCACGATGCAGCAGGCTGGCGATGCGCAATGCCCCTGCAGGGTCTGGTTTTCTGGGGATTGAATCCCTGGCTCCTGCAACTGCAGCAAAATGCCAGCCCGGCAGAAGTGTCCTGACGACCTCCTGGGTTAACTCGTCAGGCTTGTTGGACAGGATTGCCAAGGCTATCCCCCGGGTTGAAAGCGTGTCGAGCAACTCCGCAATGCCGGGATAGGGTTTTGTTGTGTCACCCCAGTGCGAGGCATATTCCTGCCGCATCTTTCGAACACACTCTTCAATAATTTCCGGTAGTCGGGCCTTTTCAGGCAGGGCACGCTGGACAAGATTGCCTATCCCGTCTCCGACAAAATAGCGGTAGGATTGTGTC
Proteins encoded in this window:
- a CDS encoding HAD family hydrolase, with amino-acid sequence MTHHKDVVLFDLDGTLVDSLTDLADSMNRVLTQQGLPPHPTQSYRYFVGDGIGNLVQRALPEKARLPEIIEECVRKMRQEYASHWGDTTKPYPGIAELLDTLSTRGIALAILSNKPDELTQEVVRTLLPGWHFAAVAGARDSIPRKPDPAGALRIASLLHRDPANFLYLGDTNTDMQTARAARMYAVGALWGFRTAAELKENGAQSLLSVPLELCPLLEHRPLI